The Diabrotica virgifera virgifera chromosome 10, PGI_DIABVI_V3a genome has a window encoding:
- the LOC126893135 gene encoding uncharacterized protein LOC126893135, whose translation MDEATARSKKKTGKSNITRVETWIRDHLDQINSKFAIAVKLDMLKEAFHNFNDGYNYLEGTLPDGGKLETREETCFDILSTKLDLLSKDSLDLESVSTSSTKNVSPVAVRLPEFSIQPYSGKITEWDSFFQIFDITILKNDSLSDIQKLMYLKSYVRGEPAKLISNFPVVAKNLKLALDTLVERYGNKYNLTKTLFLELLDFKPVPQNANHIQLRDLYIHVSNKLKALDNLNLTDKDKLDWILILLVEQKLDSATLRSLEFSREQKAEVTFEKFLNKIQERATHLENLVPVKHSDASTSNKNKSAAPTYNRMNNRVLSATDSGKISCQHYVTACPSKKSCVVCQKNHATLLHFSKRSLSPCSQLQTTEILNSSPSLANDKNVSNGNNASIEFTTLTMSNKNSVVLLGTINVFLYSKYGRKILVKALIDPGSQLSFITEELANRLKYPTQEKNMSIYGLGISLTRSQKTVNIVINSSVNSEKMRMSCGILSKITNPLPQFEIDSKKLCIPSHFVLADSQYYVTSDIHLLIGADYCYKILVDGMHHMGENMPTLQNSRMGWIIAGTIPTSFIKNPSSKNSHAHHACFGTKQLESIHTSEDASPCVSLCISSRNSETLEHIVQKFWCTEDVPREKPSLNSDELIAEKIFVDSTVVLPDGRYQVDMPFRVNTKFHVTVQFVVDYIGVYLFICDFITAKFSKELPDLWCLR comes from the exons atggatgaagcaacgGCTCGTTCAAAGAAAAAGACGGGTAAATCGAATATTACTCGCGTAGAAACTTGGATTCGTGATCATTTAGATCAAATAAATAGTAAATTTGCAATAGCCGTGAAACTAGATATGCTAAAAGAAGCATTTCATAATTTTAATGACGGTTATAACTACTTAGAAGGCACATTGCCCGATGGAGGCAAATTAGAAACGCGAGAAGAGACGTGTTTTGACATTTTAAGCACGAAACTAGATTTATTGTCTAAAGATAGTTTAGATTTAGAGTCAGTTAGCACAAGCTCAACAAAAAATGTATCCCCAGTAGCCGTTAGACTTCCGGAGTTTTCAATCCAACCGTATTCAGGTAAAATAACGGAATGGGACTCGTTTTTTCAAATATTCGatataacaattttaaaaaatgattcaTTATCAGATATTCAAAAACTGATGTATTTAAAATCATATGTTAGAGGTGAGCCGGCTAAATTAATATCAAATTTTCCGGttgttgcaaaaaatttaaagttaGCTTTGGATACTCTAGTAGAGAGGTATggaaataaatataatttgactaaaacattatttttggaaCTACTTGATTTTAAACCGGTACCACAAAATGCAAATCACATACAACTTAGAGATTTATATATTCATGTGTCTAATAAACTTAAAGCTTTGGATAATTTAAATCTAACTGATAAGGATAAATTAGATTGGATACTTATATTGTTAGTAGAACAAAAACTTGATAGCGCTACGCTAAGGTCTTTGGAGTTTTCACGGGAACAAAAGGCAGAAGTTACCTTtgagaaatttttaaataaaattcaggAAAGAGCAACACATCTCGAAAATTTAGTACCGGTTAAGCATTCTGATGCATCTACATCGAATAAAAATAAGTCTGCAGCTCCCACTTATAATAGAATGAATAATAGAGTTTTATCTGCTACAGACAGTGGAAAAATATCGT GCCAACATTACGTCACAGCCTGTCCCAGTAAAAAATCTTGCGTAGTGTGTCAAAAAAATCATGCGACATTATTACATTTTTCAAAGAGATCGTTGTCGCCTTGTTCCCAATTGCAAACAACGGAAATATTAAATTCTTCTCCGAGCCTCGCAAACGATAAAAATGTTAGTAATGGTAATAACGCGAGTATCGAATTTACGACTTTGACAATGTCTAATAAAAATTCGGTTGTCCTGTTGGGAACTATAAATGTTTTCTTATATTCAAAATATGGTCGTAAAATTTTGGTCAAAGCGTTAATTGATCCGGGTAGTCAATTATCTTTTATAACCGAAGAGCTTGCAAATAGATTAAAATATCCTACGCAGGAAAAGAATATGTCGATTTATGGTTTAGGAATTAGTTTAACGAGGTCACAAAAGACGGTCAATATCGTAATAAATTCGTCGGTAAATTCAGAAAAAATGAGAATGTCTTGTGGTATTTTGAGCAAAATAACAAATCCATTACCGCAGTTTGAAATTGATAGTAAAAAACTTTGCATTCCCTCTCATTTTGTTTTGGCAGATTCTCAATATTACGTGACGTCGGATATACATTTGTTGATTGGAGCAGATTATTGCTATAAAATATTGGTAGATGGTATGCACCACATGGGGGAAAACATGCCAACCCTTCAAAATTCAAGAATGGGATGGATTATAGCCGGTACAATACCAACTTCGTTTATAAAAAACCCTTCGAGTAAGAATTCACATGCACATCACGCATGTTTTGGAACTAAACAACTGGAGTCTATTCACACAAGTGAAGATGCATCACCATGCGTTTCATTGTGTATCTCTTCGAGAAATTCTGAGACTCTCGAGCACATTGTacaaaaattttggtgcactgagGACGTTCCGAGAGAGAAGCCAAGTTTGAACTCCGATGAATTAATAGCggagaaaatatttgtagatAGCACAGTTGTACTTCCAGATGGAAGATATCAAGTAGATATGCCTTTTC